TCCAGATAGATGAACACGATATCCGCCGCCCCATCCGCACGTAGCAGGTCACGGTAGGAGTGTTTGAGCGCGGAGCAGGTCAGGATGCCCCCCTGCCCCGACGCCACGCGCCCGAGCAGCCATTTGTGGCATTGCTCCAGCCACGGCAGGCGGTCGGCATCGGTCAGGGGAATGCCTGCGGCCATTTTTTCCACATTGGCGCGCGGGTGCAGCAGGTCGCCTTCCTGATAGGGCCAGCCCAGCACGTTGTGCAGCCCTTCGGCCAGCGTGGTCTTGCCGCAGCCCGAAACCCCCATGATGACCAGAACCAGCGGCCTGATGCCCTGGTCCTGCAATTGCCGCCCGGTCATGCCACTTCCAGCCGCTGCAGGCCATCGGCGGTCGCCACGATCACCTCCGACGTGCGGCCAATGAACAGCCCGGTCTCGATCACGCCCACGATCTGCTCAAGCTGGCGCTGCAGGCCAACGGAATCGGCAATCGGGCCGAAGTGGCAGTCAAGGATCATGTTGCCACCATCGGTCACGAACACATTGCCGCCCCGATCCAGGCGCTGGGTGATCCTGGCACCAAGCGCTTCAAGCTGGCGGGCGGTGCTGGTCCAGCCAAAGTTGGCGACTTCCACCGGCACGGGCACGCGCGCGCCCAGCCGCTCGACCAGCTTGCTGTCATCCACCACCACCACGAATTTGCGCGCGGCGGCAGCCACGATCTTCTCGCGGAACAGCGCACCGCCCAGCCCCTTGATCAGGTTGAGCGTACCGAGTTCGACCTCATCGGCACCATCGATGTCGATATCGATCTGCGGATGGGTGGCGAAGGTAACCAGTTTGATGCCGTGCGAGCGCGCCTGCTCGGCCGAGCGCTCGGATGTAGGAATGGCACAAAAGCGCAGGCCATCCGCCCAGCGGCGGCCAAGCTCCTCGATCATGAAGGCCGACGTGCTGCCCGAGCCAAGGCCGACCACCATGCCTTCCTTGACCATGTCGGCGGCTTCGATGGCGGCCTGCCGCTTCAGTTCTGCCCGTGGGTCCGCGTTATGGGTGGACATGCGCTGCTTCCTCTTCCTGCGGGGCATCCCGGCTGCGGGTGCCCCGTCGTTTTTATTTGGCCCTGCACCGTATCACGCCGATACGATACGCCACGCACTTATTGCCCCGCCGCCGCCTTGTCCATAAGCCAGATGAGTTCGCCCTCGGTCGTGATATGACTGGCAGGCTCCGCCGGATCGCCCGCGCGCACTTTTGCAAAGGCTTCACGCTTGCCGGCACCCGCGAGCATGAACACCACATGCCGGCTGGAATGGATGGCGGGATAGGTGAGCGTAAGACGTGTATGCGGCGCATCATCAGGCACGCAGGTCGAGACCCAGAGCTTTTTCTCCTCCAGCACGGGCTGGCGGGGAAAGAGCGAGGCGGTATGCCCGTTATCGCCCAGCCCCAGCATCACCACATCGAATAACGGGCGACCGGGTTCCAGCACCCTGCCGCCATAAACCGCTTCAAGCTCCGCCTGATACCTTGCCGCCGCCTGCGCCGGGTCGCCCGAGGTGGGCATGGGGTGCACGTTGGCGGGCGGCACCGTTACGTGCGCCAGCATCTCGGTCTCGACCATGTTGTAATTGCTGGCCGCATCACTTTCGGGCACGAAGCGCTCATCGCCAAAGAAGAACTGCGTGTTCGTCCACGGGAAGCGATCACGATATTCAGCAGACGCCAGGATCTGGTACAGCCGCTTGGGCGTGGACCCGCCTGAAAGGGCCAGCACGAACGGGCCATCCTTTTTGGCCAGCGCCTGTCCGGTCAGCCACTTCGCCATGTGTTGGGCAATGGCCTCGGCATCGGGCAGCACCACCATCGCGCCCGTTTTCACATCATGTCCACCGGTCATCTCACGCATCCCCCAGCACGAATTTCTCGATTCCATTGGCGAATCCTTCCTCCTCGCACGAGGTGGAGACATAGGTCGCCTGCTTCTGCACCTCGGGGCTTGCCTGCCCCATGGCGATCGACATGCCGCTCTTGCGGAACATCAGCACATCATTGGGCTGGTCGCCCAGTGTCACCATCTGGCTGGCGGGAATGCCCAGCAGGCGTTCGAGCGTCATCACCACGCCGCCCTTGTTGGCGTCCCTGTTGGTCACGTCCACGTAGTACGGCTGCGACAGCGCGGCCGAGGCCGTATCACCCAGCGCCTGCTGCAGGTCATGCTCGAGGCGCTTCATCAGATCGAGGTCATCGCTCACCCCGGTGATCTTGACCACCTGATCCAGCTTCGCCTCGACATTGCCGACCACGGGCGGGAACTTGACCGTCCACTGCTCGCGCGCCACGTGCGGAGCGTCGAGTTTGGAGACGATCCAGTCATTGCCGTTATACACCCATGGGTCGGCCTTGTGGTCGCGGATGATGCCGATCACCTTGCGCGCGGTCTCGACTGGCAGGGTGCGGGCCTCGATCACGGTAAAATCGGGTTTGACCATCATGCCGCCATTGAAGCCCGCGATCGGCTCTGAAATTTTCAGCGGATCGATCACCATCTTCATGCCCTTGGGCGGGCGGCCACTGGTAATGGTGAACAGTATGCCCCGCTCACGCAGGCGCTCGACCGCGCGGATGGCGCGTGGGGTCAGGATCTTGTCCTTCGTGACCAGTGTGCCATCCACATCGGCCAGCACCAGCCTGATCTGGCCTGCTGGCGTTCCGGCTGCGTCGTGGGGCATGTCGCCTCTCCCTTCTGTGCCGTGCCCCTCAGGAGCGGGGCAGGACAAAGTTTTCCATCGCGTAGGCCCAGCCATCATCGGTGTTGGGCCGGGTTACGAAACGGGCATGGGCCTTGACGTTATCAAGCGCGTTGCCCATCGCGATGCTGACCCCCGCTTCCTTCAGCATGGGGATGTCGTTGTTCATATCCCCGATGCATGCCGTATCCCGGATATCAATATCCAGCAATTTAGCCAGTTCTTTTGCTGCATAGCCCTTGTTCGCCTGCGGGTGCGTAATATCAAGGTAGATGGACGAGGACTGGTGTACGCTCGCCTTGCCCCCCAGCATGTTTGCAAGGTCGCGTTCCACGCCCGGCAATGCGGCCGGGTCGCTGGCCACGCCCATGATCTTGCCCACGTCGACATAATGACCGGCAAAATCATCCACCCGCACGGGCGTGGTCTGCACCACTTCGCGCTCATGGGCGACCTGTGGCGTGTCATCACGGCGCACCAGCCAGTCATGGCCAATGAACAGCCATGGCTCGACCCCGTGGTCGATCAGGAATTCAACTGCCCTCTGCGCCACCACCGGCTCAAGCGACAGGCGCTCGCGGATGGTGCCATCAGGCGCGCAGATCAGGCCGCCATTAAGCCCCGCGATGGGCTCACGGATATCAAGGGCGCGAACGAACTGCATCATGCCGCGCGGGGCGCGGCTGCTGATGAGGCTGAGCCTGATACCCGCCGCCCGCAAATCGGCTGCCGCCCTGTGGGCAGCGGGGGTAATCACACGCTCGGGCGTAATCAGGGTGCCATCGATATCGGACACCACAAGCCTGACGGCATGCGGGCGGGAAACGGGTGTGGTCATGGGCATCATCCAATTTTAAGCCAGTGGCGGTGGTCGCGGGCCAGCAGGGCATCGGCGGCTTCCGGCCCTTCGCTCCCGGCGGCGTAAAAGGCAAGGCTGCGGGCATCCTGCCCCCAGTCCAGCACCGGCTGCACGGCGCGCCAGCCTGCCTCGATATTGTCGGCGCGCTGGAACAGGGTCGCATCGCCAATCATGCAGTCATAGATCAGGGTCTCATACCCCGTGCTTGGCCCTTCGCTGAACCATTCGGCGTAATCAAACTTCATGCGCACGCCGCCCAGCCTGACCGAGGGGCCGGGAATCTTGGCCGAGAACTGCATGGTCACCCCTTCGGTCGGCTGGATGTGGATGACCATGATATTGGGGGCAAGCTTGTCCACCGGCGTGTCACGGAACAGGGCATAGGGCGCGGACTTGAAGTGGATGGCGATCTCGGTCTTGCGCGCCGCCAGCCGCTTGCCGGTGCGCACGTAAAACGGCACCCCCGCCCAGCGCCAGTTATCGATGCCGAATTTCATGGCAACGTACGTCTCGGTCAGGGAATGCGGGTCAACACCCGGCTCCTGCCGGTAGCCCGGCACGGCCTTCGTACCCACCATGCCCGGCGCGTACTGCCCGCGCACCACGTCGGCTGGGGCAAGGGGGTGTATGGCGTCGAGCACCTTGGTCTTTTCGTTGCGCACGGCATCGGCATCGAACGAGATGGGCGCCTCCATCGCTGTCATGGCCAGGAGCTGCATGACGTGGTTGGGCACCATGTCACGCAGGGCGCCGGTGCCTTCATAGAATTTGGCCCGCTGTTCCACGCCCACGGTCTCGGCTGCGGTGATCTGCACGTGGTCGATGTTCTGGCGGTTCCATAGCGGCTCAAAAAACCCGTTGGAAAAGCGCAGGGCGAGGATGTTCTGCACCGTCTCCTTACCCAGATAGTGATCGATGCGGTAGACCTGCTGCTCCTCAAGCATGTTGAGCAGCCGCGTATTGAGCGCGATGGCCGATTGCAGGTCGTGGCCGAAGGGTTTTTCCACGATCACGCGGCGGAAGGCATCCGGGCCTTCGCGCACCAGCCCCGCCTCGCCCAGCCGGTCCACGATGGGGCCAAAGAAGCGGGCCGCCACGGCCAGATAGAAGATGCAGTTCTGCCCCGCCGTGACCTCGGCTACGGCCTGATAGGTCTGCACGGATTCAAAGTCGCCCTGCACGTAGCGGATGCGTGGCAGCATCCACGCCCACACATCCTCGCGCAGGCTGACGGCCTCCGCACCCCGGCGGGCGGTAAAATCCTCAAGGGCCGTACGCACGTTGTCGCGCAGCTGTTCATCGGTCAGGTCCGCGCGGTCAACGGCCACGATGCCAAAGCCATCATCAAGCAGCCCGGCACAGGCCAGATTGTATATGGCGGGGAGCAGAAGGCGGCGGGTGAGGTCGCCGCCACCACCAAAGATGACGAACGAACCCGGCGGGCTGCGCCGGGGGGCGGCTTCATGGTGCGTGTCACCCACCTGCGAGACTGCTGAGGCGATAATGTTTTCCATTGTGCTGCTGTCCCTGAACTGTGTTCGCTATAATCCTCCCCCGGCTGTTCCGGTTGCAGTCATTAAGC
This is a stretch of genomic DNA from Komagataeibacter xylinus. It encodes these proteins:
- a CDS encoding gluconokinase — its product is MTGRQLQDQGIRPLVLVIMGVSGCGKTTLAEGLHNVLGWPYQEGDLLHPRANVEKMAAGIPLTDADRLPWLEQCHKWLLGRVASGQGGILTCSALKHSYRDLLRADGAADIVFIYLEIPEDTLYDRLKRRRGHYMPSSLLPSQLSTLEPPTADEHPIVVHLEETPAALIAETLGILAQKFPEHKGG
- a CDS encoding Cof-type HAD-IIB family hydrolase, with the translated sequence MMPMTTPVSRPHAVRLVVSDIDGTLITPERVITPAAHRAAADLRAAGIRLSLISSRAPRGMMQFVRALDIREPIAGLNGGLICAPDGTIRERLSLEPVVAQRAVEFLIDHGVEPWLFIGHDWLVRRDDTPQVAHEREVVQTTPVRVDDFAGHYVDVGKIMGVASDPAALPGVERDLANMLGGKASVHQSSSIYLDITHPQANKGYAAKELAKLLDIDIRDTACIGDMNNDIPMLKEAGVSIAMGNALDNVKAHARFVTRPNTDDGWAYAMENFVLPRS
- a CDS encoding Cof-type HAD-IIB family hydrolase, translated to MPHDAAGTPAGQIRLVLADVDGTLVTKDKILTPRAIRAVERLRERGILFTITSGRPPKGMKMVIDPLKISEPIAGFNGGMMVKPDFTVIEARTLPVETARKVIGIIRDHKADPWVYNGNDWIVSKLDAPHVAREQWTVKFPPVVGNVEAKLDQVVKITGVSDDLDLMKRLEHDLQQALGDTASAALSQPYYVDVTNRDANKGGVVMTLERLLGIPASQMVTLGDQPNDVLMFRKSGMSIAMGQASPEVQKQATYVSTSCEEEGFANGIEKFVLGDA
- the pgl gene encoding 6-phosphogluconolactonase, which gives rise to MREMTGGHDVKTGAMVVLPDAEAIAQHMAKWLTGQALAKKDGPFVLALSGGSTPKRLYQILASAEYRDRFPWTNTQFFFGDERFVPESDAASNYNMVETEMLAHVTVPPANVHPMPTSGDPAQAAARYQAELEAVYGGRVLEPGRPLFDVVMLGLGDNGHTASLFPRQPVLEEKKLWVSTCVPDDAPHTRLTLTYPAIHSSRHVVFMLAGAGKREAFAKVRAGDPAEPASHITTEGELIWLMDKAAAGQ
- the zwf gene encoding glucose-6-phosphate dehydrogenase — protein: MENIIASAVSQVGDTHHEAAPRRSPPGSFVIFGGGGDLTRRLLLPAIYNLACAGLLDDGFGIVAVDRADLTDEQLRDNVRTALEDFTARRGAEAVSLREDVWAWMLPRIRYVQGDFESVQTYQAVAEVTAGQNCIFYLAVAARFFGPIVDRLGEAGLVREGPDAFRRVIVEKPFGHDLQSAIALNTRLLNMLEEQQVYRIDHYLGKETVQNILALRFSNGFFEPLWNRQNIDHVQITAAETVGVEQRAKFYEGTGALRDMVPNHVMQLLAMTAMEAPISFDADAVRNEKTKVLDAIHPLAPADVVRGQYAPGMVGTKAVPGYRQEPGVDPHSLTETYVAMKFGIDNWRWAGVPFYVRTGKRLAARKTEIAIHFKSAPYALFRDTPVDKLAPNIMVIHIQPTEGVTMQFSAKIPGPSVRLGGVRMKFDYAEWFSEGPSTGYETLIYDCMIGDATLFQRADNIEAGWRAVQPVLDWGQDARSLAFYAAGSEGPEAADALLARDHRHWLKIG
- the rpiA gene encoding ribose-5-phosphate isomerase RpiA; the protein is MSTHNADPRAELKRQAAIEAADMVKEGMVVGLGSGSTSAFMIEELGRRWADGLRFCAIPTSERSAEQARSHGIKLVTFATHPQIDIDIDGADEVELGTLNLIKGLGGALFREKIVAAAARKFVVVVDDSKLVERLGARVPVPVEVANFGWTSTARQLEALGARITQRLDRGGNVFVTDGGNMILDCHFGPIADSVGLQRQLEQIVGVIETGLFIGRTSEVIVATADGLQRLEVA